The following proteins are encoded in a genomic region of Hippoglossus hippoglossus isolate fHipHip1 chromosome 3, fHipHip1.pri, whole genome shotgun sequence:
- the LOC117779386 gene encoding sodium/potassium/calcium exchanger 1-like isoform X2: MDPSRIISNASDVASCLESRPRGAMNVRSPPRRRLRLGRVLFFVSGVLLCFVYTLTLKARLSELRGSSQTPGALGAEGGDGDVVEVHVREVTASNETQEEVVSPEGSQPPPVMIVNRTDIEQCIYVEPQPPKPPPPTPPPSNTTAPPPQAPRRKGGYPEDIFSVEQRRQGWVVLHIMGMIYMFVALAIVCDEFFVPALEVITVQMQISDDVAGATFMAAGGSAPELFTSLIGVFISHSNVGIGTIVGSAVFNILFVIGMCAIFSREMLHLTWWPLFRDVTFYILDLIMLIVFFLDSMIMWWESLLLVLGYVSYVSFMKVNSQVEQAVKTQLNKHMSIVKVWTAEGSEKESDATQPPPPAPAPPAAPPPAAPPPAAPPAEEKSKPAPEPPPSGPQLHKQPSEPHDDRARLRLRPVLQRGGSSASLHNTSLRSTIFQLMIHTLDPLGEDDDHKPKSEQATAAAADPPGGAAAEPSTSQPPKAEETTKKPSDQPDESKAAAASAGGSDGSDGSAGDDSGDEDSGDSAESEDEGGRKEEEEEEEEENEPLSLAWPETRSKQATYLFLLPIVFPLWLTLPDVRNLASRRYFVITFIGCILWIGVFSYLMVWWAHQVGETVGISEEIMGLTILAAGTSIPDLITSVIVARKGLGDMAVSSSVGSNIFDITVGLPVPWLMFTLFHDGQPIAVSSNGLFCAIVLLFLMLLFVIISIAACRWKMSRTLGLTMFALYFVFLVLSVLLEDRVLVCPVSI; this comes from the exons ATGGATCCATCGAGGATCATCAGCAATGCATCTGACGTAGCTTCCTGTCTGGAGTCGAGACCACGAGGGGCAATGAACGTGCGCTCGCCTCCGAGGAGGAGACTCAGGCTCGGCCGCGTCCTCTTCTTCGTCTCGGGCGTGCTGCTGTGTTTCGTCTACACTCTGACTCTGAAGGCCAGGCTGTCGGAGCTGAGAGGCTCCTCGCAGACGCCCGGCGCTctgggagcagagggaggcgATGGGGATGTGGTGGAGGTCCACGTTCGGGAGGTGACGGCTTCCAACGAGACGCAGGAGGAGGTGGTCTCACCCGAGGGCAGCCAACCTCCTCCGGTGATGATCGTCAACAGGACAGACATCGAACAGTGTATCTACGTAGAACCTCAACCCCccaaacctcctcctccaactccaCCGCCATCCAACACCACAGCTCCTCCGCCCCAGGCCCCTCGCAGGAAGGGCGGTTACCCCGAGGACATCTTCTCAGTGGAGCAGCGACGACAAGGCTGGGTGGTCCTGCACATTATGGGCATGATCTACATGTTTGTCGCCCTGGCCATCGTCTGCGATGAGTTCTTCGTCCCTGCGCTGGAGGTCATCACCGTCCAGATGCAGATTTCTGACGACGTAGCCGGGGCCACCTTCATGGCGGCTGGAGGCTCTGCCCCCGAGCTCTTCACCTCCCTGATCGGCGTCTTCATCTCCCACAGCAACGTGGGCATCGGCACCATCGTGGGCTCGGCCGTCTTCAACATCCTCTTTGTGATCGGCATGTGTGCCATCTTCTCCCGGGAGATGCTGCACCTGACCTGGTGGCCCCTGTTCCGAGACGTGACCTTCTACATCCTGGACCTCATCATGCTCATCGTCTTCTTCCTGGACAGCATGATCATGTGGTGGGAGAGCCTCCTGCTGGTGCTCGGCTACGTCAGCTACGTCAGCTTCATGAAGGTCAACAGTCAGGTCGAGCAGGCGGTCAAGACCCAGCTCAACAAGCACATGAGCATCGTGAAGGTGTGGACGGCCGAGGGATCGGAGAAG GAGAGTGATGCtacacaacctcctccacctgctcctgctcctcctgctgctcctcctcctgctgctcctcctcctgctgcaccaCCGGCGGAAGAAAAATCCAAACCAGCGCCCGAGCCTCCTCCGAGCGGCCCTCAACTCCACAAGCAGCCGTCAGAGCCGCACGACGACAGAGCGAGACTCAGG CTTCGTCCCGTCCTGCAGCGAGGCGGCAGCTCGGCCTCGCTCCACAACACGTCCCTGCGCAGCACCATCTTCCAGCTGATGATCCACACGCTGGACCCTCTGGGAGAAG aTGATGATCACAAGCCAAAGTCTGAACaggccaccgctgctgctgctgatccaccagggggcgctgcagccGAGCCGTCGACCTCACAGCCTCCAAAGGCAGAAGAGACGACCAAGAAGCCGAGCGACCAACCGGACGAGTCCAag GCGGCGGCAGCCTCAGCGGGGGGCTCGGACGGCTCGGACGGCAGCGCTGGGGACGACAGCGGGGACGAGGACAGCGGCGACTCGGCTGAGAGTGAAGACGAGGGCggcagaaaggaggaggaggaggaggaagaggaggagaacgagCCTCTGTCTTTAGCGTGGCCTGAAACCAGAAGCAAACAGGCCACCTACCTGTTCCTGCTGCCCATCGTGTTCCCGCTGTGGCTCACGCTGCCCGACGTCCGCAACCTG GCGTCCAGGAGATATTTCGTCATAACGTTCATCGGCTGTATCCTGTGGATCGGCGTCTTCTCCTATCTGATGGTGTGGTGGGCTCATCAG GTGGGCGAGACCGTGGGCATCTCGGAGGAGATAATGGGCCTGACCATCCTGGCAGCCGGGACGTCCATCCCCGACCTGATCACCAGCGTCATCGTGGCCCGTAAAGGTCTGGGGGACATGGCCGTGTCCAGCTCCGTGGGCAGCAACATCTTCGACATCACCGTCGG TCTGCCCGTCCCGTGGCTCATGTTCACGCTGTTCCACGACGGCCAGCCCATAGCCGTGAGCTCCAACGGCTTGTTCTGCGCCATCGTGCTGCTCTTCCTCATGCTCCTCTTCGTCATCATCTCCATCGCCGCCTGTCGCTGGAAGATGAGCCGCACGCTGGGCCTCACCATGTTCGCGCTGTACTTCGTGTTCCTGGTCCTCAGCGTCCTGCTGGAGGACCGGGTCCTCGTCTGCCCGGTTTCAATCTGA
- the LOC117779386 gene encoding sodium/potassium/calcium exchanger 1-like isoform X1 encodes MDPSRIISNASDVASCLESRPRGAMNVRSPPRRRLRLGRVLFFVSGVLLCFVYTLTLKARLSELRGSSQTPGALGAEGGDGDVVEVHVREVTASNETQEEVVSPEGSQPPPVMIVNRTDIEQCIYVEPQPPKPPPPTPPPSNTTAPPPQAPRRKGGYPEDIFSVEQRRQGWVVLHIMGMIYMFVALAIVCDEFFVPALEVITVQMQISDDVAGATFMAAGGSAPELFTSLIGVFISHSNVGIGTIVGSAVFNILFVIGMCAIFSREMLHLTWWPLFRDVTFYILDLIMLIVFFLDSMIMWWESLLLVLGYVSYVSFMKVNSQVEQAVKTQLNKHMSIVKVWTAEGSEKESDATQPPPPAPAPPAAPPPAAPPPAAPPAEEKSKPAPEPPPSGPQLHKQPSEPHDDRARLRLRPVLQRGGSSASLHNTSLRSTIFQLMIHTLDPLGEEAGALGGAVKTPGPRKARRETSFNGDVRGDGSVQRTAKNKVKPVSDAGESQRRCSDDDDHKPKSEQATAAAADPPGGAAAEPSTSQPPKAEETTKKPSDQPDESKAAAASAGGSDGSDGSAGDDSGDEDSGDSAESEDEGGRKEEEEEEEEENEPLSLAWPETRSKQATYLFLLPIVFPLWLTLPDVRNLASRRYFVITFIGCILWIGVFSYLMVWWAHQVGETVGISEEIMGLTILAAGTSIPDLITSVIVARKGLGDMAVSSSVGSNIFDITVGLPVPWLMFTLFHDGQPIAVSSNGLFCAIVLLFLMLLFVIISIAACRWKMSRTLGLTMFALYFVFLVLSVLLEDRVLVCPVSI; translated from the exons ATGGATCCATCGAGGATCATCAGCAATGCATCTGACGTAGCTTCCTGTCTGGAGTCGAGACCACGAGGGGCAATGAACGTGCGCTCGCCTCCGAGGAGGAGACTCAGGCTCGGCCGCGTCCTCTTCTTCGTCTCGGGCGTGCTGCTGTGTTTCGTCTACACTCTGACTCTGAAGGCCAGGCTGTCGGAGCTGAGAGGCTCCTCGCAGACGCCCGGCGCTctgggagcagagggaggcgATGGGGATGTGGTGGAGGTCCACGTTCGGGAGGTGACGGCTTCCAACGAGACGCAGGAGGAGGTGGTCTCACCCGAGGGCAGCCAACCTCCTCCGGTGATGATCGTCAACAGGACAGACATCGAACAGTGTATCTACGTAGAACCTCAACCCCccaaacctcctcctccaactccaCCGCCATCCAACACCACAGCTCCTCCGCCCCAGGCCCCTCGCAGGAAGGGCGGTTACCCCGAGGACATCTTCTCAGTGGAGCAGCGACGACAAGGCTGGGTGGTCCTGCACATTATGGGCATGATCTACATGTTTGTCGCCCTGGCCATCGTCTGCGATGAGTTCTTCGTCCCTGCGCTGGAGGTCATCACCGTCCAGATGCAGATTTCTGACGACGTAGCCGGGGCCACCTTCATGGCGGCTGGAGGCTCTGCCCCCGAGCTCTTCACCTCCCTGATCGGCGTCTTCATCTCCCACAGCAACGTGGGCATCGGCACCATCGTGGGCTCGGCCGTCTTCAACATCCTCTTTGTGATCGGCATGTGTGCCATCTTCTCCCGGGAGATGCTGCACCTGACCTGGTGGCCCCTGTTCCGAGACGTGACCTTCTACATCCTGGACCTCATCATGCTCATCGTCTTCTTCCTGGACAGCATGATCATGTGGTGGGAGAGCCTCCTGCTGGTGCTCGGCTACGTCAGCTACGTCAGCTTCATGAAGGTCAACAGTCAGGTCGAGCAGGCGGTCAAGACCCAGCTCAACAAGCACATGAGCATCGTGAAGGTGTGGACGGCCGAGGGATCGGAGAAG GAGAGTGATGCtacacaacctcctccacctgctcctgctcctcctgctgctcctcctcctgctgctcctcctcctgctgcaccaCCGGCGGAAGAAAAATCCAAACCAGCGCCCGAGCCTCCTCCGAGCGGCCCTCAACTCCACAAGCAGCCGTCAGAGCCGCACGACGACAGAGCGAGACTCAGG CTTCGTCCCGTCCTGCAGCGAGGCGGCAGCTCGGCCTCGCTCCACAACACGTCCCTGCGCAGCACCATCTTCCAGCTGATGATCCACACGCTGGACCCTCTGGGAGAAG AGGCAGGGGCCCTCGGAGGGGCCGTTAAAACCCCGGGGCCAAGGAAAGCCAGACGAG AGACGTCCTTTAACGGTGATGTCAGAGGGGACGGCTCAGtgcagaggacag CAAAGAACAAAGTCAAACCTGTGAGCGACGCAGGAGAATCACAGCGACGCTGCTCAGACg aTGATGATCACAAGCCAAAGTCTGAACaggccaccgctgctgctgctgatccaccagggggcgctgcagccGAGCCGTCGACCTCACAGCCTCCAAAGGCAGAAGAGACGACCAAGAAGCCGAGCGACCAACCGGACGAGTCCAag GCGGCGGCAGCCTCAGCGGGGGGCTCGGACGGCTCGGACGGCAGCGCTGGGGACGACAGCGGGGACGAGGACAGCGGCGACTCGGCTGAGAGTGAAGACGAGGGCggcagaaaggaggaggaggaggaggaagaggaggagaacgagCCTCTGTCTTTAGCGTGGCCTGAAACCAGAAGCAAACAGGCCACCTACCTGTTCCTGCTGCCCATCGTGTTCCCGCTGTGGCTCACGCTGCCCGACGTCCGCAACCTG GCGTCCAGGAGATATTTCGTCATAACGTTCATCGGCTGTATCCTGTGGATCGGCGTCTTCTCCTATCTGATGGTGTGGTGGGCTCATCAG GTGGGCGAGACCGTGGGCATCTCGGAGGAGATAATGGGCCTGACCATCCTGGCAGCCGGGACGTCCATCCCCGACCTGATCACCAGCGTCATCGTGGCCCGTAAAGGTCTGGGGGACATGGCCGTGTCCAGCTCCGTGGGCAGCAACATCTTCGACATCACCGTCGG TCTGCCCGTCCCGTGGCTCATGTTCACGCTGTTCCACGACGGCCAGCCCATAGCCGTGAGCTCCAACGGCTTGTTCTGCGCCATCGTGCTGCTCTTCCTCATGCTCCTCTTCGTCATCATCTCCATCGCCGCCTGTCGCTGGAAGATGAGCCGCACGCTGGGCCTCACCATGTTCGCGCTGTACTTCGTGTTCCTGGTCCTCAGCGTCCTGCTGGAGGACCGGGTCCTCGTCTGCCCGGTTTCAATCTGA